In Helicobacter ibis, a genomic segment contains:
- the nusB gene encoding transcription antitermination factor NusB, with product MATRGQAREAVVQLMYAYGSGNSGIVKFVDEILEEKKIKNQQREFALGLFNGILEHLEEIDLRITHQLKNWDFSRIGDMERAILRLGAYEIIFSDTDKAVAINEALEIAKIFGNDNSTRFINGILDGVSKNLKIKLQDIQEALKDNK from the coding sequence ATGGCTACTAGAGGACAGGCAAGAGAAGCTGTTGTGCAGTTGATGTATGCTTATGGTAGCGGAAATAGTGGTATTGTAAAGTTTGTAGATGAAATATTAGAAGAGAAAAAAATTAAAAATCAACAACGAGAGTTTGCATTAGGATTGTTTAATGGGATTTTGGAGCATTTAGAAGAAATAGATTTAAGAATCACCCATCAGTTAAAGAACTGGGATTTCTCTAGGATTGGAGATATGGAGAGGGCAATTTTGAGGCTTGGTGCATATGAGATAATATTTAGCGATACTGATAAAGCAGTTGCTATTAATGAAGCATTAGAAATAGCAAAAATATTTGGAAATGATAATTCAACTAGATTTATAAATGGGATCTTAGATGGTGTAAGCAAGAATCTGAAAATAAAATTACAAGACATACAAGAGGCACTTAAGGATAATAAATGA
- a CDS encoding restriction endonuclease subunit S, with the protein MDNLPSLEQNSLKTYSLNDTQNFSLSIGKRVLDSELDINGAIPVFSVNVKKAFGFINKEILQDYSNDCVLWGIDGDFMVGFMPKGKKFYPTDHCGILSVNEAVLNTKIVSFALEQEGEKREFSRTLRASIDRIRDLKITLPPLEIQNTIAKEVQILEDKIQSFKSLLPLLEKSKSKILGQPLKSS; encoded by the coding sequence ATGGATAACTTACCAAGTTTGGAACAAAATAGCCTTAAAACTTACAGCCTAAACGATACACAAAATTTTAGCCTTAGCATTGGCAAAAGAGTGCTAGATAGTGAGCTAGATATAAATGGAGCTATCCCAGTATTTAGTGTAAATGTGAAAAAAGCATTTGGATTTATTAATAAAGAAATTTTACAAGATTATAGCAATGATTGTGTGTTATGGGGGATTGATGGAGATTTTATGGTAGGATTTATGCCAAAAGGTAAGAAATTCTACCCCACAGATCATTGTGGAATTTTAAGCGTAAATGAAGCGGTATTAAATACTAAGATTGTTAGCTTTGCATTAGAGCAAGAAGGAGAAAAAAGAGAATTTTCTCGTACTTTAAGAGCCTCTATTGATAGGATTAGGGATCTTAAAATCACTCTTCCACCGCTAGAGATACAAAACACAATCGCAAAAGAAGTGCAAATTTTAGAAGACAAGATTCAAAGCTTTAAATCTCTTTTGCCACTTTTAGAAAAAAGTAAATCAAAGATTCTAGGACAACCATTAAAAAGTAGCTAA
- a CDS encoding OmpA/MotB family protein, giving the protein MAKEKLRCPPCDCPKGVPLWLGTYGDMVTLILTFFILLLSMASFDKERIAQAIGSVEGALSILEKGSQSQINPPQPIKATPMETEVEMDNVVNIFASLITEYNEVNRISNGPSVELEEAEKGIVIRIPNELLFDNGSAILSNSSGIAFLKRLSLEFRKMPNAVLIKSIGHTDNTPIMRDSVFADNFELSIARGVNVADLIINEGVDNSRITGGGEGEYSPIASNDIPSLRAKNRRVDLYVYSIGQDLSAAAQSINKVTP; this is encoded by the coding sequence GTGGCAAAAGAAAAATTAAGATGTCCTCCGTGTGATTGTCCCAAAGGTGTTCCGTTATGGCTTGGGACTTATGGAGATATGGTTACTCTTATTCTTACATTTTTTATTCTTTTGCTATCTATGGCTTCATTTGATAAAGAGAGAATCGCACAAGCGATAGGTTCGGTAGAAGGTGCGTTGTCTATTTTAGAAAAAGGCTCTCAATCCCAAATAAATCCTCCACAACCAATAAAAGCTACTCCTATGGAAACAGAAGTTGAGATGGATAATGTGGTTAATATCTTTGCTTCTTTAATTACAGAATATAATGAAGTAAATAGAATCTCAAATGGTCCAAGCGTAGAGTTAGAAGAAGCGGAGAAAGGGATAGTTATAAGAATCCCAAATGAATTATTATTTGATAATGGAAGTGCTATTTTAAGCAACTCAAGTGGGATAGCCTTCTTAAAGCGTTTATCACTAGAGTTTAGAAAAATGCCAAATGCAGTGCTAATAAAGAGCATAGGACATACTGATAATACTCCTATTATGAGAGATTCTGTGTTTGCTGATAATTTTGAATTATCAATTGCAAGAGGCGTTAATGTAGCAGACCTTATAATAAATGAGGGTGTTGATAACTCTAGGATAACAGGCGGTGGAGAAGGAGAGTATTCTCCTATTGCAAGTAATGATATACCAAGTCTTAGAGCTAAAAATAGACGTGTTGATTTGTATGTTTATAGTATAGGACAGGATTTATCTGCAGCTGCTCAATCTATAAACAAAGTAACTCCATAA
- a CDS encoding Na/Pi cotransporter family protein, with translation MILAGVAILLVGMSNLGNGFKSFSGGLLEKILKKSTDTRVKSIAFGTITTILMQSSTLVSVISISFLGAGLITLAQGIGIVFGANLGNSAGSWLIVGLTKINISTLAIPLVVSGALLGFQKDSVLKGLGSVFIGIGFFFLGVDYIKSGFESYKEIMDLSKFNFTGMKGVLIFVALGAITTGIVQSSHATIAIIISALISNQITYENALAATLGTSVGGVVTAVVASLSTNLDGKKLAVANCIFNFTIALIVIVLFPFFVNLVNLVADILGIENIALKTALFHTLFNLVAVILISMFVGQIVAFLDRVIKEPKNRDTDRPLYLNNNILEYPDTAIEALQKESEHLYNNAYAMIAHTIGFNRSDIRSKESFDFIVENKKWFSGSVDLDYLYRQKIKVLFDAIMEFSTKAQLYADDEAKVHRIFSFKLASRNITEATKNLKIIQGNMKVYANSTNKYLADEYNEMRKDMGELLRSIEKLKLMKDESVHLILQNLKGAEKLLKEKDYSAFHRVETLITENKISVTNGTSILNDSAFMAQIAINLIEAVVIIFAKDEYSEEIKQD, from the coding sequence ATGATATTGGCAGGTGTTGCTATATTGCTTGTTGGAATGTCAAATTTAGGCAATGGGTTTAAGTCTTTTAGTGGTGGTCTTTTAGAAAAAATCTTAAAAAAATCAACAGATACTAGGGTAAAGAGTATAGCATTTGGAACAATAACCACAATTCTTATGCAAAGCTCTACTTTAGTATCTGTTATTTCTATATCATTTTTAGGTGCTGGTCTTATCACTCTAGCACAAGGTATAGGGATTGTCTTTGGTGCGAATTTAGGAAATAGTGCTGGTTCGTGGTTAATTGTAGGGCTTACAAAGATAAATATATCAACTCTAGCTATACCTTTGGTTGTAAGTGGTGCTTTATTGGGTTTTCAAAAAGATTCAGTGCTAAAGGGCTTAGGAAGTGTATTTATAGGGATTGGATTTTTCTTTTTGGGGGTTGATTATATTAAAAGTGGCTTTGAATCTTACAAAGAAATAATGGATTTATCGAAGTTTAACTTTACAGGCATGAAAGGAGTGCTAATCTTTGTCGCGCTTGGTGCGATAACTACGGGTATAGTGCAGTCAAGCCACGCTACAATAGCAATTATTATATCAGCATTAATAAGTAATCAAATAACTTACGAAAATGCACTTGCTGCAACATTGGGAACTAGTGTAGGTGGTGTAGTAACTGCCGTTGTAGCATCTCTTAGCACGAATCTTGATGGCAAGAAACTTGCAGTTGCAAATTGTATTTTTAACTTTACTATTGCGCTAATTGTTATTGTTTTGTTTCCGTTTTTTGTTAATTTAGTAAATCTTGTAGCGGATATTTTAGGGATAGAAAACATAGCATTAAAGACTGCATTATTCCATACTCTCTTCAACCTTGTAGCTGTTATTTTGATATCTATGTTTGTAGGGCAGATTGTTGCATTTTTGGACAGAGTGATAAAAGAACCTAAAAATAGGGACACTGATAGACCACTATATCTTAATAATAATATTTTAGAATACCCAGATACTGCCATTGAAGCACTGCAAAAGGAGAGTGAGCATTTATATAATAACGCCTATGCAATGATTGCTCATACAATAGGATTCAATCGTAGTGATATAAGAAGCAAGGAGAGTTTTGACTTTATAGTTGAGAACAAAAAGTGGTTTAGCGGTAGTGTTGATTTGGATTATTTATATAGACAAAAGATAAAGGTCTTATTTGACGCTATTATGGAGTTTTCTACAAAGGCACAATTATATGCAGATGATGAAGCAAAAGTGCATAGAATCTTTTCTTTCAAACTTGCATCAAGAAATATCACTGAAGCCACAAAGAATCTTAAAATAATACAAGGCAATATGAAAGTCTATGCAAATTCAACAAACAAATATCTAGCAGATGAATATAATGAAATGAGAAAAGATATGGGGGAACTCTTGCGTAGCATAGAAAAGCTAAAGCTAATGAAAGATGAAAGTGTTCATTTAATATTGCAGAATCTAAAAGGTGCAGAAAAACTCTTAAAAGAGAAAGATTATAGTGCATTTCATAGAGTAGAAACTCTAATAACAGAAAATAAAATAAGTGTAACTAATGGAACTTCTATATTGAACGATAGTGCGTTTATGGCACAAATTGCTATAAATTTAATTGAAGCAGTTGTTATAATATTTGCAAAAGATGAATATAGTGAGGAGATAAAGCAAGACTAA
- the dnaK gene encoding molecular chaperone DnaK, which translates to MAKVLGIDLGTTNSAMAVFEGNEGKIIANKEGKNTTPSVVAFTDKGEILVGDPAKRQAITNPEKTIYSIKRIMGLMSNEEKAEEAKKRLPYKIVDRNGACAIEIAGKVYTPQEISAKILMKLKEDAESYLGEEVTEAVITVPAYFNDAQRKATKEAGTIAGLNVLRIINEPTSAALAYGLDKKQAEKIVVYDLGGGTFDVTVLETGDNVVEVLATGGDAFLGGDDFDNAIIDYLAKSFEDSNGINLKNDVMALQRLKEAAENAKKELSSAAETEVNLPFITADASGPKHLVEKISRAKFEGLIEKYIDQTIDKIDSVIKDADLSKSDIAEVVMVGGSTRIPKVQDRVKDFIGKELNKSVNPDEVVAIGAAIQGGVLKGDVKDVLLLDVTPLSLGIETLGGVMTKIIERGTTIPVKKNQVFSTAEDNQPAVTIQVLQGERELARDNKVLGNFELSGIPAAPRGVPQIEVTFDIDANGILTVSAKDKATGKAQEIKITGSSGLSDSEIEKMVKDADLHKEEDRKKKEIIEIRNQADSLVYQSQKSLDEMKDKIDSAEAEKIQNAINALQETLKNENASKEEIEAKVKELTEASHKLAEAMYKNNEQGAANGGANAQNNKKDDDIIDAEVE; encoded by the coding sequence ATGGCAAAAGTATTAGGAATCGACTTAGGAACAACAAATTCAGCAATGGCTGTATTTGAAGGAAATGAAGGAAAAATTATTGCAAACAAAGAAGGTAAAAATACTACTCCATCAGTAGTTGCTTTTACAGATAAAGGTGAGATTTTAGTAGGTGATCCAGCTAAAAGACAGGCAATTACAAATCCAGAAAAGACAATTTATTCTATAAAGAGAATCATGGGTTTAATGAGTAATGAAGAAAAGGCAGAAGAAGCTAAAAAAAGACTTCCTTATAAGATTGTAGATAGAAATGGTGCTTGTGCGATTGAGATTGCAGGGAAGGTTTATACCCCACAAGAAATTTCAGCAAAGATTCTAATGAAACTAAAAGAAGATGCAGAAAGCTATCTTGGAGAAGAGGTAACAGAAGCAGTTATCACTGTTCCAGCGTATTTTAACGACGCACAAAGAAAGGCTACAAAAGAAGCAGGAACTATCGCGGGACTTAATGTATTAAGAATCATTAATGAGCCTACAAGTGCAGCTCTAGCTTATGGACTAGATAAAAAGCAAGCAGAAAAGATAGTTGTTTATGACCTTGGTGGTGGGACATTTGACGTTACTGTGCTAGAGACTGGTGATAATGTTGTAGAAGTTTTAGCCACTGGTGGAGATGCGTTCTTGGGTGGAGATGATTTTGATAATGCAATTATTGATTATCTTGCAAAATCTTTTGAGGATTCAAATGGTATCAATCTAAAAAATGATGTTATGGCACTTCAAAGACTAAAAGAAGCAGCAGAAAACGCTAAAAAAGAGTTAAGTAGTGCTGCAGAGACTGAAGTAAATCTACCATTTATCACAGCAGATGCAAGTGGCCCAAAACACTTAGTAGAGAAAATTAGCAGAGCAAAATTTGAAGGATTAATTGAAAAGTATATTGATCAAACCATTGACAAGATTGATAGTGTTATTAAAGATGCAGATTTAAGCAAGAGTGATATTGCAGAAGTTGTTATGGTGGGTGGTTCTACTAGAATTCCAAAAGTGCAAGATAGAGTAAAAGACTTTATTGGCAAAGAGCTTAACAAATCAGTTAATCCAGATGAAGTTGTAGCAATCGGTGCTGCTATACAAGGTGGTGTATTAAAAGGTGATGTAAAAGATGTACTTTTACTTGATGTTACTCCGTTATCTTTAGGAATTGAAACTTTAGGTGGTGTAATGACTAAGATTATTGAGAGGGGCACTACAATTCCAGTTAAGAAAAACCAAGTATTCTCAACTGCAGAAGATAATCAACCAGCAGTTACGATTCAAGTACTTCAAGGAGAAAGGGAACTTGCAAGAGATAATAAAGTGCTAGGCAATTTTGAGCTAAGTGGAATCCCAGCAGCTCCAAGAGGTGTGCCACAAATTGAAGTTACATTTGATATTGACGCTAATGGTATTTTAACCGTTAGTGCAAAAGATAAGGCAACAGGTAAAGCTCAAGAAATAAAAATTACAGGTTCAAGCGGACTATCAGATTCAGAGATTGAAAAAATGGTAAAAGACGCTGATTTGCACAAAGAAGAAGATAGAAAGAAGAAAGAAATAATAGAAATTAGAAATCAAGCAGATAGTCTAGTGTATCAAAGTCAAAAGAGCCTAGATGAGATGAAAGATAAGATTGATTCTGCTGAAGCAGAAAAGATTCAAAATGCAATTAACGCATTACAAGAAACTCTAAAAAATGAAAATGCTTCCAAAGAAGAAATTGAAGCAAAAGTAAAAGAGCTAACAGAAGCAAGTCATAAACTAGCAGAAGCAATGTATAAAAATAATGAGCAAGGAGCAGCAAATGGCGGTGCAAATGCTCAAAATAACAAAAAAGATGATGATATAATTGATGCAGAAGTGGAGTAA
- a CDS encoding DedA family protein — MEEIINFIVDSVSAFGYLGIFIMMLLESSFIPFPSEIVMIPAGYLAHKGEMNFFIAILCGIAGSLAGALINYYLALYLGREILIKYGKYVFFKPETMNKMEQFFNKHGHISTFSGRLIPVIRQYISLPAGIGKMNLFLFCLYTSLGAGIWVVILTALGYFLGQNEGLLREYLHIITLSLVILVAIGISIYIYYQKKHRQN, encoded by the coding sequence TTGGAAGAGATTATTAACTTTATTGTAGATAGCGTTAGTGCATTTGGATATTTGGGAATCTTTATTATGATGTTGCTTGAAAGTAGCTTTATACCATTCCCAAGCGAAATAGTAATGATACCTGCTGGATACTTAGCACATAAAGGAGAGATGAATTTTTTCATTGCTATTTTATGCGGGATTGCTGGCTCACTAGCTGGTGCATTAATTAATTATTATCTAGCATTATATTTAGGAAGAGAGATTCTTATAAAGTATGGCAAGTATGTATTTTTCAAACCTGAAACAATGAATAAAATGGAACAATTCTTCAATAAACACGGACATATCTCAACTTTTAGTGGAAGATTGATACCTGTAATTAGACAATACATTTCTCTACCTGCTGGAATTGGCAAGATGAATTTATTTTTATTTTGTCTTTACACATCTCTTGGGGCTGGTATTTGGGTTGTTATACTAACTGCACTTGGATACTTTTTAGGACAGAATGAAGGGCTTTTAAGAGAATATCTACACATAATAACACTATCACTAGTTATATTAGTTGCAATTGGCATTTCAATATACATCTACTATCAAAAAAAGCATAGACAAAATTAG
- a CDS encoding carbonic anhydrase, whose product MDTLFKGVIKFKEENFSHYKELFRDLKEGQNPHTLFVGCSDSRVVPNLITNTLPGELFVVRNIANIVPPYRKVDESLATTSAIEYALCELNVENIIICGHSHCGGCAALYDEEHYNAMPNVKNWLKLIEDIKIKVLDLKPENEALRAFYTEQMNIEKQIRNLFTYPEVKEKYLARTLHIYGWHYIIESGEVYSYDFKKQEFNLLKAEK is encoded by the coding sequence ATAGACACTTTATTTAAGGGTGTCATTAAGTTTAAAGAAGAAAATTTTTCACATTATAAAGAATTATTTAGAGATTTAAAAGAGGGGCAAAATCCGCACACATTGTTTGTTGGGTGTTCGGATTCTAGAGTTGTGCCAAATTTAATTACAAATACTTTGCCGGGTGAGTTGTTTGTCGTTAGAAATATTGCAAACATTGTGCCTCCATATAGAAAGGTAGATGAAAGTTTGGCTACCACTTCTGCTATTGAGTATGCATTATGTGAGCTAAATGTAGAAAATATAATAATTTGCGGTCATTCTCATTGTGGAGGTTGTGCTGCTTTGTATGATGAGGAGCATTATAATGCAATGCCAAATGTTAAAAATTGGCTAAAATTAATTGAAGATATAAAGATAAAAGTGCTTGATTTAAAACCAGAAAATGAGGCTTTGAGAGCATTTTATACAGAACAAATGAATATAGAAAAGCAAATAAGGAATCTCTTTACATATCCGGAAGTAAAGGAAAAATATCTAGCAAGAACGTTGCATATTTATGGTTGGCACTATATTATAGAAAGTGGCGAAGTGTATAGCTATGATTTTAAAAAACAAGAATTTAATTTATTAAAGGCGGAGAAATGA
- the kdsA gene encoding 3-deoxy-8-phosphooctulonate synthase: MIIVAGPCVIENDEILEEIAESLKDIANNPKVTFYFKSSFDKANRTSLDSYRGPGLEKGLESLAKIKQKFGYKLLTDIHETYQARLAAEIVDVLQIPAFLCRQTDLIVESAKSKAIVNIKKGQFMNPKDMQYSVLKALKIRGGENATYDESKKHGIYLTERGSSFGYGNLVVDMRSLSIMREFAPVIFDATHAVQMPGGANGKSGGDSKFAPLLARAASAVGIDGLFAEVHVNPKKALSDGPNMLKPNELISLCDTILEIDKLIKG; encoded by the coding sequence ATGATTATTGTTGCTGGACCTTGTGTTATAGAGAATGATGAGATTTTAGAAGAAATTGCAGAGAGTTTAAAAGATATAGCAAATAATCCAAAAGTTACATTTTATTTCAAATCTAGTTTTGATAAGGCAAATAGAACTAGTTTGGATTCTTATCGAGGACCTGGTTTGGAGAAAGGCTTGGAATCTTTAGCAAAAATCAAGCAAAAATTTGGATATAAACTGCTAACAGACATACATGAGACATATCAAGCAAGGTTGGCAGCAGAGATTGTAGATGTATTACAGATTCCTGCGTTTCTATGTAGGCAGACAGATTTAATAGTAGAGAGTGCGAAGAGCAAAGCTATTGTTAATATTAAAAAGGGTCAATTTATGAATCCAAAAGATATGCAATATTCTGTTTTAAAGGCATTAAAGATTCGTGGTGGAGAGAATGCAACTTATGATGAATCTAAAAAGCATGGTATATATCTAACAGAACGAGGAAGTAGTTTTGGCTATGGTAATTTGGTTGTAGATATGAGATCATTATCTATTATGAGAGAGTTTGCACCAGTTATCTTTGATGCTACTCATGCGGTGCAGATGCCAGGTGGTGCTAATGGTAAGAGTGGTGGAGATTCTAAATTCGCCCCACTTTTAGCTAGGGCTGCTAGTGCTGTTGGTATTGATGGGTTATTTGCTGAAGTGCATGTAAATCCAAAAAAAGCATTAAGCGATGGTCCAAATATGTTAAAACCAAATGAGCTTATAAGTCTTTGTGATACTATTTTAGAGATTGATAAATTAATAAAAGGATAG
- a CDS encoding NAD(P)/FAD-dependent oxidoreductase, whose translation MDKKKILIIGGGYGGLKVALGLQRKLKVKADITLISKHDYHYQTTLLHKVAIGTLSDRKARIYYRKILDKNKVTFIKDKIKEILPTENAVIGNGGRYEYDYLVIGLGFKLDSFGIEGVYEHTYVLTSLNTALKLTKNIENKFKEFIHTKNPDDLHVIVCGTGFTGIEFAAELATQLDELCLICGIDRKIPKITCIGRSKQILPVFSKSLSNKAESKLKALGVDIISSAEVKEIQKHKVIIEKNGKLEEIIGNTILWSAGVKGSDIIENSIIPNKKGRIPVNEFLQCKEYENIYVVGDCALATSKDVIHAPTAQLSAQMGDYVAELLCAKLENKPFNHAFKFNHRGTVCSIGHTDGVGVVYHKNVNGEIAAFMKNTIENKWLFSIGGIKMVAKKGQFRYRSSN comes from the coding sequence ATGGATAAAAAAAAGATTCTAATAATAGGTGGTGGATATGGGGGGCTTAAAGTCGCACTAGGACTACAAAGGAAACTAAAAGTAAAGGCTGATATAACGCTAATTAGCAAACACGACTATCACTATCAAACAACCCTACTGCATAAAGTTGCCATAGGCACTCTAAGCGATAGAAAAGCTAGAATCTATTACAGAAAAATCTTGGATAAAAACAAAGTAACATTTATAAAGGACAAAATAAAAGAAATCCTGCCAACAGAAAATGCAGTAATAGGCAATGGCGGAAGATATGAGTATGATTATTTAGTAATTGGTCTAGGATTCAAGCTTGATAGCTTTGGGATAGAAGGCGTATATGAGCATACTTATGTGCTTACTTCACTAAATACCGCACTAAAACTAACCAAAAACATAGAAAATAAATTTAAGGAATTTATCCACACAAAAAATCCAGATGACTTGCATGTAATAGTATGTGGCACTGGATTTACTGGGATAGAATTTGCTGCAGAACTTGCAACTCAACTTGATGAGCTATGTCTAATATGTGGCATTGATAGAAAGATTCCTAAAATAACCTGTATAGGAAGGTCAAAACAAATACTACCAGTCTTTAGCAAATCACTCTCAAATAAAGCAGAATCCAAACTAAAAGCACTAGGGGTAGATATAATATCTAGTGCTGAAGTAAAAGAAATCCAAAAACACAAAGTAATAATAGAAAAAAATGGAAAGCTAGAAGAAATAATCGGCAATACAATTCTATGGAGTGCAGGTGTAAAGGGAAGCGATATAATAGAAAACTCCATAATACCAAACAAAAAAGGCAGAATCCCTGTAAATGAATTCTTACAATGCAAAGAATATGAGAATATCTATGTAGTTGGTGATTGTGCATTAGCAACTAGCAAAGATGTAATACACGCACCAACCGCACAACTATCAGCACAAATGGGAGACTATGTAGCAGAATTATTGTGTGCAAAACTAGAGAACAAACCATTTAACCATGCCTTTAAATTCAACCACAGAGGCACAGTATGCTCCATAGGGCATACTGATGGCGTTGGCGTTGTATATCATAAAAATGTAAATGGTGAAATAGCTGCATTTATGAAAAATACCATAGAAAATAAATGGCTCTTTAGCATAGGTGGGATAAAAATGGTCGCAAAAAAGGGTCAATTTAGATATAGAAGTAGCAATTAG
- the pyrF gene encoding orotidine-5'-phosphate decarboxylase has translation MKLCVALDMDSKHDNLSLLESLKEYDDLYVKVGLRSFIRDGYLFLDEIRKIANFKIFLDLKLYDIPNTMCDSIDEIIKLGIDMVTIHASSGREAMNSIATKLSKVQNPPIILAVTALTSFDDSNLFEIYNDSLESCVLKFAKLSYECGINGVVCSCFESKMIKTNIGNDFLTLTPGIRPFGESVGDQKRVANIKEAFDSKSDFIVVGRPIYKAQNPKEAVKRILNEIKRVSNEI, from the coding sequence ATGAAACTTTGTGTTGCATTAGATATGGATAGTAAGCATGATAATCTATCTCTTTTGGAGAGCTTAAAAGAATATGATGACTTGTATGTAAAAGTTGGGTTAAGGAGTTTTATTAGAGATGGATATTTATTTTTAGATGAGATTCGTAAAATTGCTAATTTTAAAATATTTTTGGACTTAAAGCTATATGATATACCAAATACTATGTGTGATAGTATTGATGAGATAATAAAATTGGGAATCGATATGGTAACAATTCACGCAAGCAGTGGAAGAGAGGCTATGAATAGCATAGCTACAAAATTATCAAAAGTGCAAAATCCACCTATTATTCTTGCAGTAACAGCACTTACTAGTTTTGATGATTCTAATTTATTTGAGATATATAATGATAGTTTAGAATCTTGTGTGTTGAAGTTTGCAAAATTATCATATGAATGTGGAATAAATGGTGTTGTATGCTCATGCTTTGAATCTAAAATGATAAAAACAAATATAGGAAATGATTTTTTAACCCTTACGCCGGGGATTCGTCCATTTGGCGAGAGTGTAGGAGACCAAAAGCGTGTAGCAAATATTAAAGAAGCTTTCGATTCCAAGAGTGATTTTATCGTTGTTGGGCGTCCAATATATAAAGCACAAAACCCAAAAGAAGCTGTAAAGAGAATATTAAACGAGATAAAAAGAGTTAGCAATGAAATATGA
- the ribH gene encoding 6,7-dimethyl-8-ribityllumazine synthase, with the protein MQVIEGKLSLLGDEKIAIISSRFNHIITDRLVEGAKDCFLRHGGREDNLFHILVPGAFEIPFALEKILSQGDYDGVCCLGAIIRGSTPHFDYVSAESTKGIANVTIRYGAAVTFGVLTTDTIEQAIERAGSKSGNKGFESMSNLIELINLYRKIGA; encoded by the coding sequence ATGCAAGTGATCGAAGGAAAATTATCTCTTTTGGGAGATGAAAAAATTGCAATTATTTCAAGTAGGTTTAATCACATAATTACTGATAGGCTTGTAGAGGGTGCTAAAGATTGCTTTCTAAGGCATGGTGGCAGGGAAGATAATTTATTTCATATATTGGTTCCTGGTGCATTTGAAATACCATTTGCATTAGAGAAAATATTATCTCAAGGTGATTATGATGGAGTATGTTGTCTTGGTGCAATAATTAGAGGAAGCACACCTCATTTTGATTATGTAAGTGCTGAATCTACAAAAGGAATAGCAAATGTAACCATACGATATGGTGCTGCTGTAACTTTTGGTGTCCTAACTACTGATACAATAGAACAAGCAATTGAAAGAGCTGGAAGTAAAAGTGGAAACAAGGGTTTTGAATCTATGTCTAATCTTATAGAGCTTATAAACTTATATAGAAAAATTGGTGCATAA